One segment of Salmo trutta unplaced genomic scaffold, fSalTru1.1, whole genome shotgun sequence DNA contains the following:
- the LOC115187342 gene encoding putative DMBT1-like protein — protein sequence MKLSTTVHVLTLLPEAVWKLISRLNVSPQSLTVSSTKLIECSTKSFSPESVRLVDGAGLCSGRVEVKSDQSWASVCEADFDRQDAEVVCGELGCGAPAALQGGLYGEGEGQTWDKEFQCKGKESLLLDCDTSDREKNTCLPGNAVGLTCSEPDDVRLVGGGSRCAGGVERYNQGEWRTVGDDYWGDVAVVVCRQLGCGSTVSVLPGNTNRGFGASCSGSEPSLRECWRRFKLFPGLTVICSDLLVQPDIFLTDSMGGVSKGHQGPEMFRGY from the exons ATGAAGCTCTCAACGACAGTTCacgtgctgacgttgcttccagaggccgtttggaaATTG atCTCCAGGCTCAACGTCAGTCCACAG TCCTTGACAGTGTCATCAACAAAACTGATTGAATGTTCAACCAAGTCTTTTTCTCCAGAGTCTGTGCGGCTTGTGGATGGAGCTGGTCTCTGCTCTGGGAGAGTGGAGGTGAAGTCCGATCAGTCCTGGGCCTCAGTGTGTGAAGCTGACTTTGACCGGCAGGATGCAGAGGTAGTCTGTGGGGAGCTTGGCTGTGGGGCTCCTGCAGCTCTACAGGGGGGGCTCTATGGAGAAGGTGAGGGTCAGACCTGGGATAAAGAGTTCCAGTGTAAAGGCAAAGAGTCCCTTCTCCTGGACTGTGACACCTCAGACAGAGAAAAGAACACCTGTCTACCTGGTAATGCTGTTGGACTCACCTGCTCAG AGCCTGATGAtgtgaggctggtgggaggaggcaGTCGCTGTGCTGGTGGAGTGGAGCGGTACAACCAGGGAGAGTGGAGGACCGTGGGAGATGATTACTGGGGGGATGTAGCTGTAGTAGTGTGTAGACAGCTGGGTTGTGGCTCCACTGTTtcagttctacctggaaacaccaATAGAGGGTTTGGAGCTTCCTGTTCTGGGTCTGAGCCTTCACTGAGGGAGTGTTGGAGACGTTTTAAGCTCTTTCCTGGACTCACAGTGATCTGTTCAG ATCTCCTGGTCCAGCCTGATATCTTCCTGACTGACTCAATGGGAGGGGTCTCCAAGGGCCACCAGGGGCCCGAGATGTTCAGGGGCTAC